A genomic stretch from Myxocyprinus asiaticus isolate MX2 ecotype Aquarium Trade chromosome 24, UBuf_Myxa_2, whole genome shotgun sequence includes:
- the LOC127414917 gene encoding SWI/SNF-related matrix-associated actin-dependent regulator of chromatin subfamily A containing DEAD/H box 1A-like isoform X1 produces the protein MSFFNLERFRFQNDRGIDSRSKSVDGSSSDKENHMAHQRKMDGRCATVKTSRQALEDVFADDKVVRMDKDSPSKTAETKHQINKELEDRVTKLMEMFPQKSKSDLLEVVESTSTLEGAVAQCLIVYGDKDSGRRKCKAGHSEDDVDTRPIKRRKIVRSDLEEEDSEDKESQDPSRERQEALLRKLMKKLPDLEKEVLRDVLREHDWDYENALGSLLVFSTTDASSPEEQRKQKPKSSHSKEKTGKRLQKPESLSRWLTAAPSPVRKSSILSAPEMQKSTSSKNSTKNSSFKRERDDENPLNDVSGSEDEEELDSEVESVSDDLESEDEYSISGHLQDQVFLFFQEASLDELALISGCSNKKAQKIISLRPFNTWKDVKEQFYKENGLSMGLVHGCKVVLKERQVVRDLMGRCEKIAQKMTKDVTQVIELGMGSMKQPKVLNSNFKLQPYQLIGLKWLILLHQHKLSGILADEMGLGKTIQAIAFLAHLYEKGIMGPHLITVPSSTLDNWVRELGLWCPSLKVLVYYGSVEDRKYLRQEILSNLIDFNIIVSTYNLTIGNVHDRSLFRKLRLKYAIFDEGHMLKNMNTLRYRHLMAINAEHRLLLTGTPLQNNLLELMSLLNFIMPSMFSSSTSQISKMFSTRSSEEESSFHKERIAQAKLIMKPFILRRVKIEVLKQLPPKVEKIEMCPMSDAQQKLYDNLFKRLKKTTNGDKRELCNVMMQLRKMANHPLLHRQYYTSDKLAAMSKAMLKEPTHFDSDPVLIQEDMEVMSDFELHNLCKEYSSISSFQLEKELILDSGKFALLTKLLAKLKEKGDRVVLFSQFTMMLDIVEILLEHLGHQFVRLDGSTPMAERIGLIDQFNTNSEIFVFLLSTRAGGLGINLASANTVILHDIDCNPFNDKQAEDRCHRMGQIRTVQVLKLICKDSIEACMLRVGQEKLKLEQDMTTDGGEDGAMTEQMAELLKVSLGL, from the exons CCCACcaaaggaagatggatggccgaTGTGCTACAGTCAAGACATCGAGACAAGCACTGGAGGATGTTTTCGCTGATGACAAAGTTGTCAGGATGGACAA GGATTCTCCATCAAAGACAGCAGAGACTAAGCACCAGATAAACAAAGAACTGGAAGATAGAGTGACCAAACTAATGGAGATGTTTCCTCAGAAGAGCAAGAGTGATCTGCTGGAG GTGGTTGAGAGTACCAGCACACTGGAGGGAGCTGTGGCACAATGTTTAATAGTATATGGGGATAAAG ATTCAGGCAGACGGAAATGCAAGGCGGGTCATAGTGAAGATGATGTTGACACTCGACCAATAAAGAGGAgaaaaattgtg CGCTCCGATTTGGAGGAAGAAGATTCTGAAGATAAGGAGAGTCAGGACCCAAGCAGAGAGAGGCAGGAGGCTCTTTTGAGGAAGCTGATGAAGAAACTGCCTGATTTAGAAAAGGAG GTCTTAAGAGATGTCCTTAGAGAGCACGACTGGGACTATGAAAATGCTTTGGGATCGCTGCTTGTGTTTTCAACAACAG ATGCCAGTTCCCCTGAAGAGCAGAGAAAACAAAAGCCAAAATCATCTCACTCTAAGGAAAAAACTGGCAAGCGCTTGCAGAAGCCTGAAAGTCTGTCAAGGTGGCTGACAGCAGCCCCCTCACCAGTGAGAAAATCCTCCATTCTGTCTGCTCCTGAAATGCAAAAATCAACCAGCAGCAAAAACTCAACCAAAAATTCATCCTTTAAACGGGAGAGGGACGATGAAAACCCATTAAATGACGTCAGTGGCTCTGAGGATGAAGAGGAGCTTGACAGTGAGGTTGAGAGTGTCTCTGATGATCTGGAATCAGAGGATGAGTACAGCATCTCTGGTCATCTCCAAGACCAGGTTTTTCTGTTCTTCCAGGAGGCTTCCCTAGATGAACTTGCTTTGATATCTGGCTGCTCAAACAAAAAAGCCCAGAAGATAATTTCCCTGAGGCCCTTCAACACTTGGAAGGATGTG AAAGAGCAGTTCTATAAGGAAAATGGCCTGTCCATGGGCCTGGTACATGGCTGCAAGGTGGTGCTTAAGGAGAGACAGGTGGTTAGAGACCTCATGGGCAGATGTGAGAAGATTGCACAAAAAATGACTAAAGATGTCACCCAGGTCATAGAATTGGGCATGGGCTCTATGAAGCAACCCAAAGTCCTGAATAGCAA TTTCAAATTGCAACCATATCAGCTAATTGGCTTGAAGTGGCTGATACTGCTGCATCAGCATAAGCTCAGTGGGATCCTAGCAGATGAAATG GGACTGGGGAAAACAATTCAGGCCATTGCTTTCCTGGCTCATTTGTATGAAAAAGGCATCATGGGCCCTCATCTTATTACTGTGCCCTCATCCACATTGG ATAACTGGGTTCGTGAGCTGGGTCTTTGGTGCCCGAGTCTTAAAGTCCTTGTTTACTATG GCTCTGTGGAGGACCGGAAATACTTACGCCAAGAAATTCTCAGCAACCTTATTGATTTTAACATTATAGTATCCAC TTACAACCTTACAATAGGGAATGTCCATGACCGCAGTCTTTTCCGTAAGCTGAGGCTGAAGTATGCGATATTTGACGAGGGTCACATGCTGAAAAATATGAACACTCTACGCTACCGCCACCTTATGGCCATCAAT GCTGAGCACAGATTGCTGCTGACAGGAACacctttacagaacaacctgctgGAGCTCATGtccctgctgaacttcatcatgcCCTCCATGTTCTCCAGCAGCACCTCGCAGATCTCCAAGATGTTCTCCACG AGGTCATCAGAGGAAGAAAGCAGTTTTCATAAGGAAAGAATAGCACAGGCCAAGCTTATTATGAAGCCATTCATCCTGAGACGAGTCAAGATTGAG GTGTTGAAACAACTTCCACCAAAAGTGGAGAAGATTGAAATGTGTCCTATGAGTGATGCCCAGCAGAAGCTCTATGACAACCTTTTCAAAAGGCTCAAGAAGACTACGAATGGAGATA AGCGGGAGCTTTGCAATGTGATGATGCAGCTGAGGAAGATGGCAAATCATCCATTGCTACATCGCCAGTACTATACCAGTGACAAATTGGCTGCCATGAGTAAGGCCATGCTTAAG GAGCCAACCCATTTTGATTCAGACCCTGTGCTGATCCAAGAGGACATGGAGGTGATGTCTGACTTTGAACTACATAATTTATGCAAGGAGTACAGCTCTATCAGCAGCTTTCAGCTGGAGAAGGAACTCATCTTAGACTCTGGAAAATTTGCACTGCTAACCAAGCTACTCGCCAAGCTAAAAGAAAAG GGTGATAGAGTTGTACTGTTCAGTCAGTTCACCATGATGCTGGACATTGTGGAGATTCTGCTGGAACACCTTGGTCATCAGTTTGTTCGACTGGATGGGTCTACTCCCATGGCAGAGAG GATTGGTCTTATCGACCAGTTTAACACAAATTCTGAAATCTTTGTGTTCCTTCTGTCGACCCGTGCTGGTGGCCTGGGCATCAATCTCGCCTCTGCTAACACAGTGATACTGCATGACATTGATTGCAATCCTTTCAATGACAAACAAGCAGAGGACCGCTGTCATCGAATGGGTCAAATCAG AACCGTCCAGGTGTTGAAGCTCATCTGCAAGGACTCGATTGAAGCCTGCATGCTCAGGGTGGGACAGGAGAAGCTGAAACTGGAACAGGATATGACCACTGATGGGG GTGAGGATGGTGCTATGACTGAACAAATGGCAGAGTTGCTCAAAGTCTCACTGGGCCTTTGA
- the LOC127414917 gene encoding SWI/SNF-related matrix-associated actin-dependent regulator of chromatin subfamily A containing DEAD/H box 1A-like isoform X2 — MDGRCATVKTSRQALEDVFADDKVVRMDKDSPSKTAETKHQINKELEDRVTKLMEMFPQKSKSDLLEVVESTSTLEGAVAQCLIVYGDKDSGRRKCKAGHSEDDVDTRPIKRRKIVRSDLEEEDSEDKESQDPSRERQEALLRKLMKKLPDLEKEVLRDVLREHDWDYENALGSLLVFSTTDASSPEEQRKQKPKSSHSKEKTGKRLQKPESLSRWLTAAPSPVRKSSILSAPEMQKSTSSKNSTKNSSFKRERDDENPLNDVSGSEDEEELDSEVESVSDDLESEDEYSISGHLQDQVFLFFQEASLDELALISGCSNKKAQKIISLRPFNTWKDVKEQFYKENGLSMGLVHGCKVVLKERQVVRDLMGRCEKIAQKMTKDVTQVIELGMGSMKQPKVLNSNFKLQPYQLIGLKWLILLHQHKLSGILADEMGLGKTIQAIAFLAHLYEKGIMGPHLITVPSSTLDNWVRELGLWCPSLKVLVYYGSVEDRKYLRQEILSNLIDFNIIVSTYNLTIGNVHDRSLFRKLRLKYAIFDEGHMLKNMNTLRYRHLMAINAEHRLLLTGTPLQNNLLELMSLLNFIMPSMFSSSTSQISKMFSTRSSEEESSFHKERIAQAKLIMKPFILRRVKIEVLKQLPPKVEKIEMCPMSDAQQKLYDNLFKRLKKTTNGDKRELCNVMMQLRKMANHPLLHRQYYTSDKLAAMSKAMLKEPTHFDSDPVLIQEDMEVMSDFELHNLCKEYSSISSFQLEKELILDSGKFALLTKLLAKLKEKGDRVVLFSQFTMMLDIVEILLEHLGHQFVRLDGSTPMAERIGLIDQFNTNSEIFVFLLSTRAGGLGINLASANTVILHDIDCNPFNDKQAEDRCHRMGQIRTVQVLKLICKDSIEACMLRVGQEKLKLEQDMTTDGGEDGAMTEQMAELLKVSLGL, encoded by the exons atggatggccgaTGTGCTACAGTCAAGACATCGAGACAAGCACTGGAGGATGTTTTCGCTGATGACAAAGTTGTCAGGATGGACAA GGATTCTCCATCAAAGACAGCAGAGACTAAGCACCAGATAAACAAAGAACTGGAAGATAGAGTGACCAAACTAATGGAGATGTTTCCTCAGAAGAGCAAGAGTGATCTGCTGGAG GTGGTTGAGAGTACCAGCACACTGGAGGGAGCTGTGGCACAATGTTTAATAGTATATGGGGATAAAG ATTCAGGCAGACGGAAATGCAAGGCGGGTCATAGTGAAGATGATGTTGACACTCGACCAATAAAGAGGAgaaaaattgtg CGCTCCGATTTGGAGGAAGAAGATTCTGAAGATAAGGAGAGTCAGGACCCAAGCAGAGAGAGGCAGGAGGCTCTTTTGAGGAAGCTGATGAAGAAACTGCCTGATTTAGAAAAGGAG GTCTTAAGAGATGTCCTTAGAGAGCACGACTGGGACTATGAAAATGCTTTGGGATCGCTGCTTGTGTTTTCAACAACAG ATGCCAGTTCCCCTGAAGAGCAGAGAAAACAAAAGCCAAAATCATCTCACTCTAAGGAAAAAACTGGCAAGCGCTTGCAGAAGCCTGAAAGTCTGTCAAGGTGGCTGACAGCAGCCCCCTCACCAGTGAGAAAATCCTCCATTCTGTCTGCTCCTGAAATGCAAAAATCAACCAGCAGCAAAAACTCAACCAAAAATTCATCCTTTAAACGGGAGAGGGACGATGAAAACCCATTAAATGACGTCAGTGGCTCTGAGGATGAAGAGGAGCTTGACAGTGAGGTTGAGAGTGTCTCTGATGATCTGGAATCAGAGGATGAGTACAGCATCTCTGGTCATCTCCAAGACCAGGTTTTTCTGTTCTTCCAGGAGGCTTCCCTAGATGAACTTGCTTTGATATCTGGCTGCTCAAACAAAAAAGCCCAGAAGATAATTTCCCTGAGGCCCTTCAACACTTGGAAGGATGTG AAAGAGCAGTTCTATAAGGAAAATGGCCTGTCCATGGGCCTGGTACATGGCTGCAAGGTGGTGCTTAAGGAGAGACAGGTGGTTAGAGACCTCATGGGCAGATGTGAGAAGATTGCACAAAAAATGACTAAAGATGTCACCCAGGTCATAGAATTGGGCATGGGCTCTATGAAGCAACCCAAAGTCCTGAATAGCAA TTTCAAATTGCAACCATATCAGCTAATTGGCTTGAAGTGGCTGATACTGCTGCATCAGCATAAGCTCAGTGGGATCCTAGCAGATGAAATG GGACTGGGGAAAACAATTCAGGCCATTGCTTTCCTGGCTCATTTGTATGAAAAAGGCATCATGGGCCCTCATCTTATTACTGTGCCCTCATCCACATTGG ATAACTGGGTTCGTGAGCTGGGTCTTTGGTGCCCGAGTCTTAAAGTCCTTGTTTACTATG GCTCTGTGGAGGACCGGAAATACTTACGCCAAGAAATTCTCAGCAACCTTATTGATTTTAACATTATAGTATCCAC TTACAACCTTACAATAGGGAATGTCCATGACCGCAGTCTTTTCCGTAAGCTGAGGCTGAAGTATGCGATATTTGACGAGGGTCACATGCTGAAAAATATGAACACTCTACGCTACCGCCACCTTATGGCCATCAAT GCTGAGCACAGATTGCTGCTGACAGGAACacctttacagaacaacctgctgGAGCTCATGtccctgctgaacttcatcatgcCCTCCATGTTCTCCAGCAGCACCTCGCAGATCTCCAAGATGTTCTCCACG AGGTCATCAGAGGAAGAAAGCAGTTTTCATAAGGAAAGAATAGCACAGGCCAAGCTTATTATGAAGCCATTCATCCTGAGACGAGTCAAGATTGAG GTGTTGAAACAACTTCCACCAAAAGTGGAGAAGATTGAAATGTGTCCTATGAGTGATGCCCAGCAGAAGCTCTATGACAACCTTTTCAAAAGGCTCAAGAAGACTACGAATGGAGATA AGCGGGAGCTTTGCAATGTGATGATGCAGCTGAGGAAGATGGCAAATCATCCATTGCTACATCGCCAGTACTATACCAGTGACAAATTGGCTGCCATGAGTAAGGCCATGCTTAAG GAGCCAACCCATTTTGATTCAGACCCTGTGCTGATCCAAGAGGACATGGAGGTGATGTCTGACTTTGAACTACATAATTTATGCAAGGAGTACAGCTCTATCAGCAGCTTTCAGCTGGAGAAGGAACTCATCTTAGACTCTGGAAAATTTGCACTGCTAACCAAGCTACTCGCCAAGCTAAAAGAAAAG GGTGATAGAGTTGTACTGTTCAGTCAGTTCACCATGATGCTGGACATTGTGGAGATTCTGCTGGAACACCTTGGTCATCAGTTTGTTCGACTGGATGGGTCTACTCCCATGGCAGAGAG GATTGGTCTTATCGACCAGTTTAACACAAATTCTGAAATCTTTGTGTTCCTTCTGTCGACCCGTGCTGGTGGCCTGGGCATCAATCTCGCCTCTGCTAACACAGTGATACTGCATGACATTGATTGCAATCCTTTCAATGACAAACAAGCAGAGGACCGCTGTCATCGAATGGGTCAAATCAG AACCGTCCAGGTGTTGAAGCTCATCTGCAAGGACTCGATTGAAGCCTGCATGCTCAGGGTGGGACAGGAGAAGCTGAAACTGGAACAGGATATGACCACTGATGGGG GTGAGGATGGTGCTATGACTGAACAAATGGCAGAGTTGCTCAAAGTCTCACTGGGCCTTTGA